Genomic segment of Hydractinia symbiolongicarpus strain clone_291-10 chromosome 5, HSymV2.1, whole genome shotgun sequence:
TACATCCGTAACCAATTTGATTGATGCTTGTTAACGTTGGACAGAATGACTCTTTTTACTCAGATATTGAACAATCTTGAGATAAGAAAAAAGACGTTTTAAGAATAAACGCAAGTTTAAAAACGTAATTtctattattcttttttaatattgcaACAGGAAAATTAGCATAAGAGAAAACCACCAAATTCTTGTTATCAATTCATTCAGTCGGACACAAGATGAGAGAAACCTTTAGTGTAGAATGCAGAAAAGAGACAAAACTTTGCGAAGAACTAACCAGCCACCGCAAACTTTCCATACTTGAAGCTGAGTGTAGCGAAAAGAATTTTTTAGGTAAAGACGGCAAAGTCGTTGCTGCATGTATAGCGGAATTTCTTACGAAATCTTCTGAAGTTGTGACTTTGTTATGTTAATGAAAATATGCTGAAATGTCCTTACTCTGCCTTGATGAATCATTCGAACTCAAGCGTTATGATGTCTACAACCCTTTCTTTGAATAATATCACAATTGTAATATCGACGCAATGGTTATGTATCTGCAAGTGAACTTTCCAAAACGCCGGCTAAAAGTAACCCGGCGTTAAACGTAGATTTAAGCGTTTAGTATTAGCCATAAACTGTGCCAGACATCCAGTTGGAGCGCGTAAGGACAGGGATGgagtatgtcgtaaatctaaTAAAGCGCACATGGCATTATATATAGTGTTTTGCGTATAatgtattacaaaaaaaattcccaCAACCTAAATAAAAGCACAGTACGACCATCTCGCTTTTCGCTATGTTGCCATGAAAGTGCAAAACCCGGGATGAGCGATTAATGAAGGAAAAGCATGTCGCACACCAGTGTGTGGAGTGCTTACATCAGTGCGCCTTACAGACTTAATATCctatccaaaaaaaattatcgcagcttcgatttaaataaaaatacaggacACAAATCTTCTTTACCTGTCTAGATAATacaatcactcagcaattttatttttggaataatttttcgtgaaatttgaaaaatttattgtgactttaaaacaaacaaattctaAAGGCTCTGGTTAGAAGAAAATATCGAGACTGTTGCTTCATCAGTAAACTTAAAGTTTATGTTATTTTAAAAGGTGTAGCTATAGTATAAGAAagattatttgaaaattttgttgaagCCAAAGTGCCCGCGAAAATTTAAATTCGGCATATTTGACATGACATTGAATGTTGAAATTCGGTGACTTTTCCTAAATTTATTGTTGATTTCAGCAATCAACAAAATggttaaacaaaattaaatttcctgGTAatttccgccatttttaaaaagggTCTGTTTTTTAGAATTCTTTTTTCAACAAGTCAATATAAAACAGTTTTATTGCATTGAttctaaaaaagttttatataatgccaattaatgtttttgtgttacCAAGGACATATACCACAACGTGTATATAATGCAGACCGGAATATATGTATtatcaaaactaaaaaattagtatatatatatgtatatgatgtcatttttgatccctatgacgtcatcaaattattttttacctggAATAAGTTTGTACTAAGACATTCTACAACTGTATCAAGTTTTAGTATTTAACATAAGTGTTTCCGGACTTATGGCCCCCCTCCCCCCCAACCCACAGGGTTACAAGGGCCAAACAAgctcaggtataatagggttaagatTTGTAAATGATATGAGGTCGCGAAAATGTTGGATTGatttatcataaaaaaaaacagacctCGTAACCGATCACAACAAAGTCGGATTGCTCGAAGTCTGTTGAAAGATTGAGCACATTtagctttttattcttttgtgtATAACCCAGaagaaaattcaaaaacaattgATATTATTAACATTGTTTTGTCAATATTCTTACGCGTAAATCGTTAAATAATAACGAAAAAAACAATGGTACTCATCAATATTTTTCGTTATTTCACACCAATGTTTTTTAACagtaaagaaacaaattttaagaCACTTCCTCGAATACGTGTTAGTTTGTGATGGTTGTCATAGAAACTAAATGCAAACACAATATTTAAGTATGGTAGACGTAACAATGTATTATCTGCTACTTTGACCGCTAGCTTTGGGAATTCAGAATTATctttatcaatgtgaaaaatgagcaagaaatatttaaataatttaagagCTGTAAGGAAGACGTTTCGATAAAATATCATATTTTGTGTTGataattaatttatattttaatcgagttattatattttttttttgtatcaatTTATTATTAAATAAACTAACCATCACTCGCGGCAGACCTATATCTTATTTGAAACTACAATGAAAAGTTTAGCAAAGTTAATGatgtaaattgaaaaaaaaggtAAACGAAAAAAGGTTGGAGAAGCAgagaaaatgaagaaagaaTTTCAATGTAACAAAATACTTTTAAGTAATGAAAACGTGAACGATTTTTTCATGCCAgcagtaagtttattttttatttactggttGGTAATAAATTTTTTGAGTGTTTTGCTTTTCCCGGGTCTTTTTTCGCGTATTCAAAGTAGTATTTACATGATTTTTGTTGAGCACAGTAGAATCTCCATATAATAAACCTCCGACTGATTTATGTGGACAAATGGAGTTACTAACTATAGTTCAAAAAAGTTTCAAGTTTATTTTATCAGTAGGCTTGATTTAATAGCTAAGTAAGTGCGTATATCAAATAACTTATGCATATCAAACACGAATAGAGAACTTTTCTCTTCTATTTGGAAGTCCAGTGTGAAATTTAAGATGGTTTCAAATGTTGTGTTTGCCCTCAGTGATCATAAACGTTTTTCAGCATCTAAAGGTAACAGTTCTTTTTTAGTCCCTTCAAGAATACTAAATTACCCTCAACGCCATGTAACTGATGAAGAAAATCAAAGCATATTTCCCAAAAGAGgacaaaaagtgatttttaattaTGGTTTTCAAGTAACAAATAAATGTGAGATATCTTAACAATAATAAAGAATGCTACATCCTTCAATCAGtgttcctttttctttttcattgttaTCGTGAATAAATGCAACCAAGATCCGCTTTTTAAGCGAAATTAACAAATTGATATTATCTTTTTcccatttaaataaaataaacaaaaataatttaacaaaaatggcAATGAGTTTCACTgttcatatttttttgatttttttgttttattttttccgtattttttgtccaatttattttttaaagtttctgcAGTAGGCATGTCACAGTTTTTCATCTATCAGATATTTATATGCATTCTGATTGGACAAAGATACTTTCTTTTTCTGATTTCGAAAATTAGTTGAATAATTTCTACTCTCGAACATGAAAATGCGCATGCTTAGAACAAaatttacatcaaaaatggatttttttaatcaaaaatgaggtttttttatctttctcaTTTTTTGAACATCAATAGCAATCAAACAAAACCAAACGCATGCCAGCTAAAACTCTTCTCTTTACCACGTTGTTATCTTGTTTAGTGGAAAGGAGTTCACCAAACAGTTTTACTGACAATACGAGGTTTCTTTGCAACATATCTGATTACCTTAATGATTATCAGCATCATTGAAGCAAATTCCGTCGTATGGTTGACATTTGCAACATCTTGGAACTACGCAATTAATACCGCATATTTTCTAAGTGCTTTCTCTATATCCTTATATGGACATATGAATTCATCAAAAACGAATGACGTTGAAAGAGCAGGGGAAAAGGAGCGGAGTGATTTCAAATTACCAGTAAAATTCCAACTATTCTGGATTCTTTTTAACATCTCAATCACACTGTGTTTGGTTGTGGTGATTATCTACTGGCCGTTGTTGCATGATCCTGATATACCACGAAACGGTTTACAAACATATCTAACCATAGATCGTCATgggattaactttcttttcttggTAATAGACTTCTTCCTACATAAAACTCCATTGAGATTTTTACATTTCGTGTACCCGTCATTACTAGCTGTGGTTTACTTGGTATTTAACGTACTTTACTGGGTGTCCACAGACAACATTGTTTACCCTATTTTTGATTGGAATAAAAATCCTGGAATGGCTTCTGGATACGCTGTTGGAATTTTGCTGATTGTCATGTTGGCGCATTTTGTTTGGTATTGGTTAAACAAAGGAAAAGAAACGCTTGTTTCAAGCGTTCAAAAATAAAGTGAACGGTCATGTGTGAATGACACTGAAATTTTCCAAGGCGTTGTAGGTATAATATGTATACCTTTTTGTGCCTTTGAAATATTCAAGCACAAAATCATATCGAAACTGATGATCTAATGATGATTttaatgtataataaaaacttGAGTGGTGGCATTATACCTGAAACAAGCTTCAGTACATCTACAGAACGACGTATGTGCTATAACTGATCGAATACAGAAAAAGTggaataaaattctttcatATAAGTTTAATCTAGTTAAATGGGGAAACGGTGTCGCAATATAATGTTTTAGGAGTATTACtaatatatctaaaaaaatacTAATCAGGCTGCAAATCTTCGTAAGCACTGGATAGGATTAACAAGTTAAATATATGAAGTTGTCAAAAGTGTATAAACTAAGGAGGTAATTTATGGCTTGTACTGCACAttatgtaaaaatgtaaatacgGACAGACGATCTTAGAGTTTAAATGCCgacttatatattatattttgttCTTGCGCGATTGGCGCGATAATTTCAGAAGTAGAACATGTACATTTTCACAGGCCAACCAATAGTCTTCTTTAATGAAGTTAATTCATTTCAATATATACCACACCAAGATTATTTAAGGTATACCAAAAATGCAAGAAAGTTAGTTTTTTGTGTTCCACCCGGTTCTGTAATATGTTTTTTCTGCAATAATCGCCCAAACTGGCGCCACACACGTCAAGTGCTGATTAACTTTTTTTGCTTTGACGGAGTAACAGTAGGTTTCAAATTTTTGAATAAGAGATAAGCGCTTTACTGGATTTGTGACACATTATATACCTGTTCTATGTTCTCTATGCGCGAATGTGTGATACACTTAATCCTCTGATAGACTCCTTCAACCCGAACTCAGATCTTCCAGCTAGTTTTGTATATAACCTGGCTACCAACCATAACAATCCCACATCATTGTGAGAACCTCATAACGAACATAAAACAAATGCGCTTCTGGAGCCATGGCATGGTAATAAGTggcttaaaatcttaaaataaatATGATCAAGATGTGGCCATTCCTCATTATAAGCACATCAGAAAGATATTTTTGTTCTGTAACCCTCGTTGTGGGTACCTTAAAATTCTGTAAATCCAATCGAAAATTGTTTAGATCGTCCTCGTACTTtgcttgtagctagctagctacttatgGCGTTTCTTTGCATTGTCTTCAGTATAAAGTCATAATTTCTTTGCCAAAACTGCCCCGAAATCCTGGTTAAATTCGAAAAAAAAGTGTGGTTTTATCTTATGGTTTGCAGATTTTTTGATGCTCTTGTTAGTATATGTTAGCCTGAGAGTTCGACTTCCCGTATGTAAAGGAAAAAATTGTCTTCAAAACCCGTATGCCGTCTGTCTGTTTATCGGCGCACAAATAGCACCGTAGCAGCTACGGCTTCTTCTTGCCGCAAAGTCATTTAAAAAGGACGGgtttgatttattttatattgtattatattttattattttattgtattgcAATTAATTCTTAAAAAGTAATTATGgtcaaaagtgaaaaaaaattatttgcatttaaaaacaaacttgaaaATCATAAAATCTGACTACCCATTTTTAAATATACGCCTTGTAATCCGTTCGTTTGATGAGTCCACCCTGAAGTTCTAGCGATGGCAGCATGCCTGGTAGACAATCTAATGTAGCTATGGCCATTTTGAAGAAAGTTTGTAAGATCTTTTTTGACCtttcaatttctaaaaaatttaatatttgtttttgtgtgtCTTTTTGCATGTTAAGATCAATATACTGTCACGTTATCCAGCCATATATAAATCTTAAAGAAACCAGTTTTAAGATTTTATAAcgcgattttttaagttttttttattctagctaatattatttctttttgcgTTAGGGTTGTGACTATCTAGGTAGGTTTTTAGCTAtttttggctaaaaagtgaaagtggcaaatgcagtttggttgcaacaaaattcttaatacTCAATGCAGTAAGGTCTTTACAAGTTCTACTGTAATATTAATTTTGGCAAAAGTCTAAAGTTTATTGATTCAATGAGACAACAACATTTAACGAAAACTTGAGAACAGCAGGTTTCGTGCAAttttcacgggctaacaatAAATGCAAATTTCTTcataaataatattcttttaaatATGGCTAAGTTGAACTTTATTACAGGTATCCTGTAGATTAAATAATTTACTGACGTGCGAACCCGTGGATATTCTCACGGCATAACAACAAGTTCTATATTAACAATCAGAAGATTTGTTGTCAAACGCCGGGTTTAGCGCCCTACGTAAATTGTAATACGTCCTTCAAGCTACGCGATTGTTCAAATCTTTTAAAGTGTAGTGTCACAATTTGGGTAAAACCAATGAGAAGTCGAAATGTTATACATCGGCATTcttcaattttgatttttacatAATATAGCCTGTCTGCCGTACCGTGTACAAACCTTTATcacatataaaataataaagggGCTTCGAACAGCTGAAGTAAAATTTCCGTCATCGATGTTACTCTCCATCTACATTCTGAATACCATTGTCTAATAACCAGACCACCGGAAGTTTGAGGTACAAGATATTATACGCACTTTATTGCAACAATATAGATCACTGTTTATTAATAATTACTTTCTTGACGATCTGCTACTTTTTAGTGGTATTGTCTGAAAGGGCAGTTTCGAAAGATCAAATTATTTCCTACTATATTCTATATGTGAATTAAGTACtatagttaaatttttgcagagTGAAGGCTCAAAATGTGCACATCTCCACCCAAGGTGAATTGTAGGTCCAATCGAAGATAAAGTAACTGGTAGCAAGCCACGTGAAAAGATTCACTAAGGCAGACAAACAATAGAAGGATTCTGGGTTTAATTGATAACGTAAGTAATGACCTGTTCATAATATCACAAGTTTATCAACCGTTAGATCTCTGCTCATAGAGCTTGGAACGCTGATCATAATAAAGTGTAGAATTACATGCTTTCGACGAGGGGTTGTAAAatgcaaaagcatttaaaaatgcaaaagaagtaaaaacatttattttgatatatataGTTGAACACAGTCAGGGTTAACTGTGTCAGATAGCAAAACCCGGTATAAAAACGCGTTATATACGTGCTTTACCCGAAATAATTCCAGACGttccgtaagttgcccgagtccgttttgtaattatttttctaattagCCGTATTTATACCGAAAAGAATAATCAACCTGAGTCAAAATGTTTGTCGGAGGTGATTAGTTCGGCACATGAACAACTTATAGTAATATTGTCTAATAGACCTATAGACCTACCTGTTTATAACGTAAAATATCAGGCTAATACACTTACAAACCTGAATCAAatctaaatgttgtaaatggAGAAACAAACTAATAGACCTTTTCCGATTTTcctaattatgtcaaactcaattaaagagttcgatactaaaaattattcttatccctaagtttcttagcaaaaggtagaacaaattacctaaattCGTAATTATTTCTGTTCGTTTAAGTGCCTCAATTGCGaactgaaagttacggtcaaaccctttatataCCTGAGCTTTCCAAGAATAgccttgttttcaaattaattattttcttcaaatttaaataaaatccaaccagaacaTTATATTGCtcttaaaacttcatttttgtcatgataatttaatattctatctgaatgtCCTTATTTGAAGAGGACAGAaccataaaaaaattttggatgatgtcataattattataatttatgaaattcggaaaAGGTGTATGCATCTATCAAAGTCCCCACATCAGAACAATGCATTTGCCGTACAATATTATAAGCTATTGTAGgagtgaaaatataaatatgtgATTTTCTGGAAGAGATACaacgtagctagctagctacattgtGATCTAACCAACTAGAACATAACAAACTTGAAAATGACTTTAGTTTGATCTAAATTTCCTCGCTTAACAAAAATAATCATATaacattacaaatttttaagtttttaacgtTATTGGAGTTTACATTAAGGGGTAATTCAATAATTACGAAACGCCCAAATTCGCCATTTTTTACCACCCAAACACCTTGTAACGCATCGTAACAAAACTAGGACCACCTACCTATCCCCCTTGTTACGTAATATCTCCAATTTTAAGACCTCATCTATTTATTTCCTATAGTACCGAAAATATCATGTAACAAATAATCAGGCAAACTAGTGCTCTAATATGAGAAAAAGATATAACAGAAGTAAGTCCAGAGGCAAGAAACAAATTCAAGATGCAGATCATACACTAAAAAAACTGTGAAtatctataaataaaaattttctgtttcaTGACAAAGAGATGTCCCCCCCTCACCCCACTAAATTTTCGTAacacttcgtaacaaaaatgatCATATACCCATATCCCCTAACTccatagatatatatatatgtatattcaTTCCATGGTCGTGAATATATTATACAAATACATTGTACCAACTACCACCTGGTTAAAAGCTAGTCCTGACAGTCAGGTGACTTATCACTTTGTCAAGAGATGGGGCGGGTCTGCGTAGTAAGATTAGCTATCGCCTGGATTTTCAAATCTAGGGTATGCAGAATATTTCTTTGAAACGTTTACAAACATATCTGACTATTTTCCtgtcaattttaaatttctgttttgTGTGCCTTCCAACTTTTGGGCAGAAATTCTTCTTGGTGAAGAAAGCACGAAGAGGcgtcgccattttgtttttacgtagctcagttttgtataaagtCACATTCACATAGTCCTCACATAGTCCTATGGGGATATTACTGCAAAAGGTTTTTCAGGGATATTATTGGGATTGATGTggtttttcaatttgtttttccCAGTTTATATTTGCATGAAGCATGAAGCAGATGTACTTGTATTCATAGGCTTTCATAAGGCTGTTGCATTCACTTGTAGCAAAAAACCGTTACTTAAACGCCAACTAATTTCCGCTGCCTACATGGACTTTGTCTACGATTTATACATTTTGTGGTATAAGTCTTAATTGACCAAATACCGTTGGTATCGCAATAAGTATCATTGACTAGTTCTAAGATGTAAAACATTTCTTCTTGATCGATTTTATGATAAACAGACTGACCAAGTACCTGAACTATGTCGCCATAATTCTTTCCGTTTAATTGTTTATTCTCCAGTTCTTTCTGGCGTCagttctttttaactttttggtTTATTGTTGTTTCATCTagtagttttgttttttattgcgtGAAATACATGATGTTTTGAGTTGTATTTTTGAATTGCGTTCATATAGAGACTCAAATTAatttgttgtatgtttttgtttgatatctcttacatcggtttaatgagaaaTTCAATATAGAACATCTTCGAAATTTTAAAGCTCGAAATACGTGATGTGTTAccacatttttgttttaagagTTTTATCacatgtttaaaatttgtatttttttgttgtattttataACTAATAACTTgaaatatatgtatattataATCAATTTATACTTGCGGGAAAAGCTGGggtatatttttaaagtttcattTCCATTTATGATCGCCTGGAACTTCTCACACTCATTTTTATGCACCTATGTGCTCCTGTCTAAAATCCCGCCCAGTCTGCAAAATACACATTTTGATCATGTGACATTTTCTAAagcgttttaaatatttttccattgtcagAGTAGAAACTAATGCATTTTCACAATTCCCATGATGCTTATTTGAATTTAGAAGTTCGTCTGGAAAATACACGTTTTGGTCATGTGAATTTTTTGAATACATTTATTTTTGGTGCCCAAACTGCTGCCTTTTTTCTTTATCACTGCCAAAAACAGTTTTTAGGATTTAGGCCTTTCTTCTCAGTTCCAAGTTTCATAACTTTGGATTGGCTCGGGCTTAAGACTTAGTTTTGATACTCTGTCAAATGGTATTAAATTAGAAGGAATTAGAAGGATCATATCGAAATCAAAAAATGAACAAGAGTGGCCACTAACAGACATGGATGATGAACATGCATAACAgcgcaataaaaatatttctccatcCCCTTAGAAAACATCGCAAGAGGTTAGACAATGGGGCAATTGGAAGTAAAAATTTGtacctataatatatatttaaagtcgATAGAAATATAAgatgtgaaaataaaaatacaagatcGGGAGACTTAATTTataatttacaaaacaaaaaaaactacctAAAATATATGAGTATGTAAAGTGGATGCATGGATGATAGTAAGACAAATGGAAACAAACAAAAGAGCCATTGACACAAGAAATTAAACTTCTGACTTCCCATCTGATCAGGGTGGACATTTTGcacaaaaattcaacaaaaataatcaaaaaaataatcaaagggATCTTAGAAatcaaaagattttattttaattatttttttttaaattatacgcACGCTGTTTCTTTAATAAGAATATTATTTGAggttaataaaaaagaacagagaAATTGGAATAATGACAAGCCTGGtttagaattttgatatttaaaaaaaatctggcTACAAAAATTAGATTTAACACTGGATCcatgataataaaaatatatttatcggCAGAAATATCTATTGTATTCTTGTTTGGATAAATCAAGCGGTGTATCATATCCTCTACACACAACAagtatcaaaaattttattccaAAAATGCAAAATTTCACGAATACGGATGTTCTATACACGtttaaagaaatcaaaaatggaCAGTATTACTAAATCAACTCGACGTAATTGGCAGGGAATAATCCATTCCTTCCATCAGGACCATCTCCTCTCCACCATCCCTCATCAATCTGTTCAATGTTACGAATAATGTCGTCTGGATCAAACGATATTTCCGTTTCATCAGCTAGATAAAAGTCAGAAATTTCAAAGGCATGAATTTtagagaaaatttttaaatttaaatttcggTTACAAAATAGAGCGGCGAAGAGAGTAACCCATTACTGTAAAGATTGGACTAGACATATTAAATGAACCCGGGCATTTAGTAAACACAATCACATTAAAATCCAATCCATTATCGTACACAAAGGATTTTCTGTGGGATGGGGAGCGTGGGGGGCTTCGCGAGAGCAAACCCTGGTTTTGCGCAAATGGTGAGATATTGAAAATTTGCACCTCTTGATTGCCAGATAATAAATTGATCACAATACAAATAGGATTTGGTTTTAACTAAGcgagttaatttttatttttcatattcttACACTCCCTTCCTCCCTTCACACTTATTTCTTACGGCACTGTACTAATAAATTAGTTCATACCTGCTTGGTAATCATATAGAGCTTTTGCACATACACCATTGCCAGCTGAGGGTGTGCTTTCAACCTGAGGAGGTGAGTCTATCAGTTCAACATAATTGGCAGGAAACATGCCATGGGCTCCGTTAGGCGCTGTACCTCTCCACCAACCTTCGTCAATTTTTTCAATGTTGGTAATAACATCTTCAGGATCAAAAGTGATTTCTGATGGATCAGCTGCAacagaaagaataaaaaagaattgaaagGCCATTCAGAGAGTACCAACAACAAAAGGTTAATAATTCTAACGTTTGCTCTTCGAAATATAACATGCAAACATTTTGATAAATACCTGCTTGGTAGTCGTAAAGAGCTCTTGCTGTCAAACCATTTGATTGACTGTTGTCGGCCTAAAGAAAATGATTATTTTCGCAGAATCCGCGATAATTTTGACAGGTGCTTCGGCGAGGTAAAAACTTGCTAATTTGCCTGCATTAAGGTATTGACAAGGTTGTAGTATTTTGTGAGgttaagaaaaacaacaacaagacaaCAGAAGCAAATCAAAAGCAcgacaaaaaaaatcaacaacaaaaCGAACACTCTTACCACTTGCTTTATTTCTTTCAAGTCGTCGATGTTGTCGTACAGTTCGTCCTAAAGGATTAGAAGATAAAAGTTAATTTAACAGAAACAGCTATCCAAATCCAGTGAATATATACTAAATCTGCAATCcaatttaaaacatttgttcGATAAAGTTTATCAGTTGTCTGTTTAATTCGACATTTTTAACTAAAGTAAATATTCTGACATGCTGCGTTCGAATTAGGAGTCGTCTATTACAACGAAAATAGCAAGAAAATAATACCCTTACCGCTGGCTCTGGGGGTAAAGATTTAGCTGGCTCTACAGGAACAGGTGGCAATGATTCACGTATAGGCTCAGGGGAAGGCTGTCTAATAGGCTCAGGAGTAGGCTCCCGAACTGGTTCAGGTGAAGGCTGCCTGACTGGTTCAGGTGATGGCTGTCTGACTGGTTCAGGTGATGGCTGTCTGATAGGTTCTGGGGAAGGTTGTCTGACAGGTTCTGGGGAAGGTTTGCGCGGCGGTGCTGGAAGAACTTTCTTTTTTGGTGCCGTCACTGGAGGTGGAGCTTTAGCAGGTTCCTTATCAAATGTGTCTCTTGGCGAAGAGTCCCCAAACGATTCTTGCCGCTTGCGAATCAACTGATTTGCCTCctatataaaaagataaatgATTCGTTTCATTTCAGTAGATTCTAAATTATGGCAATAACACAGCCAGAGCttcttaaagcaaaaaaaatgcattttttctgttttctcaTAGGATAAAACATTTCCAAATAAGCGAATTTGgtg
This window contains:
- the LOC130645153 gene encoding protein rolling stone-like: MKKEFQCNKILLSNENVNDFFMPAWKGVHQTVLLTIRGFFATYLITLMIISIIEANSVVWLTFATSWNYAINTAYFLSAFSISLYGHMNSSKTNDVERAGEKERSDFKLPVKFQLFWILFNISITLCLVVVIIYWPLLHDPDIPRNGLQTYLTIDRHGINFLFLVIDFFLHKTPLRFLHFVYPSLLAVVYLVFNVLYWVSTDNIVYPIFDWNKNPGMASGYAVGILLIVMLAHFVWYWLNKGKETLVSSVQK